A stretch of DNA from Lawsonibacter asaccharolyticus:
CAACTTCCCTGCGCTCCAGAACTGTTACCTTTACCCCTCGCTTTGCCAGATAATAGGCGGCGGCGCATCCGACGACGCCGGCTCCAATGACAATGACATCACTGGCCTTATTCATCTCTGCCACCTCCCAGAAATTTTGGATAAAATGTATCGTTTCCATAGACACCCATGGGGACCGGACGCACAGGCGACCGGGCAGTGATCACATCCGTTTCAGTGGGAGAAATGCCCAGTTCCTGTGCAATGATGGCCCGAACGGTCTTGTTGCAGCTCTGTCCCTGGCACAACCCCATGCCGGCCCGAAGGAAACGCTTGACTTCATTCATCGTGTACATGCCGGCGTGGACCGCCCGGCGAATTTCGCCTCTTGTGATCTCTTCACAGCGGCAAATAACGACATCATCATCGGGACGAGGCTCAAATTCTCCCAGATGATAGGTCTCATCAGAAATGGAACTCATAGAATTATTTTCCCTCCTCAAATGCGTTTCCGGTATCATCTGGCGCTTCCGCTTTCCCTGGCAAAAAATCGTGCCTTTCCTGTCATGTTGGCCGGCACCTTCATCGTCAAGATCGGGGTGCGGTCATAGGGAGCCGTAATTTTCACATCCACTATCTCGGCCGGACAGACCGGCTTGCCGCTTCGGTCCAATGCGGTGCCCTTTTCTCCCTTTGCCGGCAGCGGGCGGAATTCGTAAGGCAGCGAAACGGCCCCGTATCCTGGCTCCAAGTCCTCGTTTACAAGGAAAATAGCTTGGCCGGGACATGCACTGACACACAGGCCGCAATTGATACATTCAACTTCCGGATGCACAACAGGCAGGTTCGTGATCCGGTCGCCCACCGTGATACAACGCTTGGGGCAAACATCCTGGCATGGGTTGCACGGGATATTCTGTGTACACTCTACGACCGGATGGAAGCCGCTCCCCCCGGCCTCGCAGCCCGGGAAGTTTGAGATCTCATCTTCCTCTAAATACCCCTTAGCCAGCAGGCTGGCCGACAGAGGGATCCCTTCGTCAGTCGCCGTGATCTTGGGGTTCCCCTTATTGGCCCCTGCAAACATTCCCTGACGCAGCTGATCCAGCGAGGATTGGTATAATGTGTAAAGCCTGTCGTGCTCCTCCTGGCTGATGTAGCCGGCCCGTAGGGCAGCGGCAGCCCCGGCGATGCGCCCGGAAATCATGGCCGAGCTGGCCTCCTCGATACCCGTCACATCTCCTGCGGCAAAAATGCCGGAAACGCTGGTCTCTCCAAATTGATTCACTACAGGATGAACGCCGCCTTTTTTGGGGTCATCTGACAATCGGCATCCAGCTGTCATGGCCAGCTGATACATCGGAGACAGGCCTACCGCCACACAGATGGTGTCTACATCAAACTCCTTTTCTGTTCCAGGGACCGGCTTCCACGTCTTGTCGACCTGCGCGATCACTGCTTTTCTGACGTGGTCCTCTCCTTCGGCACGCAGAATGGTATGTCCGAGGTAGAACGGGACGCCGGTGCGGGCTAATTTTGCCGCGTGGACGCCGTATCCGCCGACCCGAGGCGCCGCATCGACCACAGCAACCAGTTCACAGCCCGCCTGCATCAGCTGCAGGCCCACCACCAGTCCAACATTTCCGGACCCCATCATCAGCACACGCTTGCCAGGCATGACTCCGTGAAGGTTCATCTGTGTCTGCGCGGAACCAGCCCCCATGACTCCCGGCAGTGTCCAGCCAGGGAAAGCCAAGGTGTTTTCGGATGCTCCCGTGGCGATAATAATGTTATCCGCCTTACAGGTGTAGACCTCGTCTCCTTTCATAATGGAGATGTCTTTATGGGGGAAAATTCCCATTACTGCGGCGTCCAGAACGACCTTCGCGCCCACTTCCTCCGCCTGCTTTACCAGTTGAGCGCCGATGTCGACCCCGCGGATGCGGGCCTTATGCTCCTTTGATCCAAAGAATTTATGGATCTGCTTAAACAGCTGACCACCGGGCCTGGCATTCTCATCAAAGACGATGGTGTCCAGTCCCTTTGAGGCCGCCTCAATGGCAGCGGACAGTCCGGCCGGACCTGCGCCAATGACCACAAGATCATATCGCTTCATTCATCTTCCTCCTTTTTTGCGGAGACGCCGTACTGAGTCTGAACTTTCATTCCTTCCTTCAGCGCAGTCATGCAGGTACGGACATTGGGAACTCCGTCCACAACCATGACGCAATCGGTGCATCGGCCGATGGAGCAGTACAGGCCGCGGGGCTTATGCAGCTTGGTGGTATAGCGATGTATCTCTACACCGTTGGATTTCAGCGCCATGGCAATGGGCTCTCCCTCATATCCCTCCATGGGCTTTCCGTCGTACTCAAAGGTCACCAGCCGTCCCTTTGGGAATTCATTAATAATTGGATGTTCCGTCACTCTCATGAAAATTCCCTCCTCAATTTCAGCAGGTCCGATCACTCGCCCATGACTTCGCAGTCAATATTCAGCATACTGCAGATCGTTTTCAAATCTTCTATGTGATCCCCATATACGGCATGGCAGTGATTGGCATCAAAGTCCTCCAGGAAAATGTTGTGGTCAAAGGGCAGCTTGGCAAACACATGGGGCCACTCCATAGTCGTCTCGGCCATTTTTTCTTCCGGAAGTGTAACGAATTCCGCGGGGATCAAGGTCATGCGGTATTTTCCTTCTTTGCGGTTCAGACGGGCGATTGTGGCCTTTCCAGGATGGGTCATGCAGTTCACATGGCAGCCGCCCCCGGCATATATGTTAAGCGCCGGATAGAGGGACACTTGCTTGAGATTCTCCCTGTAATCATCACTGGCTCCTGCATAGTAGGTGGACTGAGAGCCGCAGTTGCAGAAAACCATGACATCATGGTCTGCGTCATAGTGGCGCACATCCATAAAAATGACCGGATCGTGGGTCAGCAGCTTCAGGATCTGCATGGTAAGGGCTGCGTCACAGTCCGCCTCACAGGCATATACCACCGGCTCCTTCGGGCCGTCCCAATCGTAAGGGTCGTTGCAGAACGCAGCGCTGATACACTGAGTGCAATAGTGCCGGCTCATCTCATAGTGACATTTGACCCCGACAAAATCATAGTGATGCTCTCGTATGATCTGCTTTATGGCCTCATAATGCCGAATTTGAAGCTGGAGCTTTTCAGGCGTAAGCTGCCGGCCGTCATAATGAATTTTTTTCACATGCTCTTCCAGCCAGGCCATGGCTTTATCCACCTGTTCCTGAGGAATCGTCTCGCCAATGCGCAGAATTTCGGATTGATCCAAATGCTCAATATCGACGCCGAATTGTTTCTGCCAGTCCTGCATACTGACCACTGCGCTGTACATCCCAAGGCTCCGTCCACCGATCAGTCCGTATTTCTGTCCGTTGAGCTGGGTCACAACGGCTCCGCACCTGGCATACGCCAGCAGCTTGTTCAGGACCGCGGGTTCGTGGAAGTCTCCGGCCACACGATAATGCTTTATGCCAAGATGGTTGAGTGCACCGCCGGCCGCAAGCATTGCGACCATCCCGGGCCAATCGGGATTCAAATTTGCGGCAAGGACAAAGGGGCCTTTCCCGTTTCGGGCCGCAATGGCCGAAAAATTGGGGAAGGCGAACACGCCATAGGAGAATACTGTAATATCCACACCACGGCTGCGCAGCAGCTCGGCCTGTTCTTTGGCATCCCGCTCTGAGGCCACAAGTTTGTCCGCTACGATGACCTCTACCTGGCCGCTCCCGCGCAGCGCCTCCTCTATGACATCCACCTGTTTTTGAACAATATCCTTGAGTTCCTCATGGACCTCTGGGTCACCGTCAGAGAATCCAATAATTCCGACAATAGGTTTTCTCAACATAACCATTACCTCCGTCCGCCTCTATATTTCAAATATGAAATGCTATTATCATATTTGATTTATTTAATTATATTACTGTTATCCTGTTTGTCAATAATTTACGAAAGATTTTTTTGTGTATTTCAAAAATTGATTTTTATTACAAAATGAAGGAGGCTATTTTTGTTATGACTGTTGACAAAAAGAGACCGCTTATGTAACAATAAGAAATATACGTCCAAGTTTTAAGCGGAATTTCCATATAGAATTCGGAATATGTAAGGATGATAGAAATGGAAAATTTAGAAAATCCTGTAGTGCCTGCGGTAAATCGTGCCTTGAATATTTTGGAATTTGTAGCAAAAGCCAGGGAGCCGGTCAGCATTAAGCAAGTCGCACAAAGTTTGGAGCTGCCAAATACAACGGCTTTTCGCATCGTTAAGCAATTATCCATACGGGGATATTTGGAAGAGTCTGAATCCCAGCCTGGCTGCTATCATCTGGGGCTTCAGCTTCTGACATTATCCAACGGAATGACCTATATCAATAACCTGCGGCAGGTCTGCCATGCTGAACTGGACCATCTGGCCATTGAGAGCCATCAGGCGGTCCAAATGGGAATTTTGAAGGGCAACCACGTCACCTACATCGAGCAGATCCTTCCTCCAAACCCAGTACTGATTTATACTACCCCTTATGCAGAATTGCCCCTAAATATCAGCGCCGCCGGAAAAGTTCTCGCCGCATTTTCTTCCCAAAGTACCTTGCCCCAGTTATTGAGCCAAGTACAGTTTCAAAAAATGACTTCCAAAACGATTGATGACGTGGGCAAATTCATCAGCTACTTGGATAGAGTGCGTCAAATGGGCTATGCAGAGGACAACGAGGAATTCGCACTTGGCATCGGCTGTCTGGCGGCACCGGTGTTCAATCATGAGCTGCGCTGTGTAGCAGCGATTGGAGTCACAGGGGGGATCCAGGATTATTGCGGCGAATCAAGAGAGACCTTGGTTGCGATGCTGCTCCGCACCGCTGATACAATTTCACAAAAGCTGGGAAGGCCGCAAAACAGCTGATTGCGTATTTCCTTGGGAAAAAGCGCCGCTACGGCAATTGTGCCCAGCCATCTGAAAAATGTTTTTACCAATTTTAGAAAAAGGAAATACTGGAAAATCAGAAGCTCTAAAGAAAAAAAGGACCTGCATATCAGCAGGACCTCTTTAGGTGTACAGTTAAATTTTTACGAGGATACCGCAGCTGCTTTAGAGGTATTCTCTGGCAGTAATTTCTTCGCCCAATTCTTTTCAGCTGATGCGAGTTTTGGAGCCCCGCTCAACAGTCAGATTAGATACTGATCTGGGACAAGGCCGGTTTTCTTGGTCGTCTCAATAGGGCTGTCAGCAATTGTGCGGTTCTGGGCACAGCCCTCCGTGTTGGAGAACAGCCAGTTTTTTCACCTCACTGCAAAGAGCTTTACACTGCGCTCCGCCCGGTTGTTGCTCGATTCAACCGTCCGTCCTCCAGAAAACAGATCAGATATGGCCACTGTTTCCGCAGGCAGTGCAGTGCCCTGCCCAATGCCAGCAAAATGTCCATCACCGGTCTGGAGCGAACCATACGATGTTTAGTCGTTTTCCGGCAATACATCCGCTGATTTCTACTCAATCCCAGACAGAACATTGCTGAAGCATGTTGGTGAGGCTGCTTGTTATTGTTTTGATAGCTCTGCCCCGTTTTCCCGGCTATCTTTCTCCTTCTGCAATATCGTGTGTTGCTGCAAAAGGAGTGAGCGGTATGGCAAAACGCAGAGCCAACGGGGAGGGAAAGCTCCGAAAACGGGACGGCCGCTGGGAGGGCCGGTACACCACCGAACACGCCCCAGGGACGGACAAAGCCATTTACCGAGATGTGCTGGGGCGCATCCAGGAGGAAACCAAGAAAGTGGGGGAGTACTCTCTGGGGGCTCCCCAGTCTTACCAGCGGCTTCATGTCCCACAGCGGTGTGCTTCACATACTCCGCCGGGTGCTAATGCTGCTGGGGGTTCGTAAGGTCCAGTTCTATAATCTCAATCGCACATTTGTAACCCTGACACTCCAGAGCGGGGTGGATATGAAAACCGTCTCTGGGATATTGGGGCGCTACTCAGCGGGGTTTACTCTGGACACCTACCCCTATGTCACGACAGTAGCCCAGAAGACGACGGAGAAAATTATCAACATACTAAAAAGCTGAAATCAGATATGAGCCCAGCGAAGAGGGCCGTTTGGAGAGAAGGCACAGCGGAGGATCCTGAGCTTGTACCGATGAGGGTCAAAATCTGGATCAGTTCTCAATGGCCAAAAATAAACCGCCAAAAAAGTTGTAAAAATATAAATCGCTGAAATCATACGATTTCAGCGATTTATTGGTTGCGGGGACAGGATTTGAACCTGCGACCTCCGGGTTATGAGCCCGACGAGCTACCAGCTGCTCTACCCCGCGAAATCTTGGTGCCGGAGACCGGGGTCGAACCGGCACGGGATCACTCCCACGGGATTTTAAGTCCCGGGCGTCTGCCAATTCCGCCACTCCGGCGCTTTTCCGCTCTCCGCTTGAAGCTTATCTAGCTTATCATGCTATCGTAAAAATGTCAATAGTTTTTTGGGGGGTGGCAAATATTTTTTCAGTCTCTTAGGTTAAAAATAAAAATGTCTACCAAAAGTCTACCAAAAAAGGGCGGCAGGGGCCTGGAGTTTCAGGGCCTTGCCGTTCCTTCTGTTTTTGCGTGTCTACCAAATGTCTACCAGGGAAACTTTTTAGGCGTGATCTCAGGGATTTTTCCCTTGATCTTCCCCTTTTTATAACCAATTCCTCCTGTGTCAGAAGTGTTGTACAGGCATAGTGGGCTGAAATGTTCTGGAAAAGGCCCAGTTTGTCAGAAAACAGCGACTTTTGTCAATATAAAAAGGAGGAATATCCAATGAGAAACCTGAAGCGTGCTCTCAGCCTGGCTCTGGCTTCCGTTATGCTCCTGGGCATGATGGTCGTGGGCTCCAGCGCTAAGGGTATCGACGATTTCACCGACAAGGCCGAGATCGTCAATCAGGATGCCGTGGCGGTCACCTCTGCCATCGGCATGTTCGAGGGCTACGAGGACGGGTCCTTCGGCCCCGAGAACGTAGTCACCCGCGCCGAGATGGCGGTCATCATCTGCACCATGCTGTATGGCGCCGGTGTGAACGTCAACCAGTTCGCGGAGACCAGCGTGTTCACCGACGTCCCCGCCTGGGCGCAGGGCTATGTGAACCTGTGCTCCAGCCTGGGCATCGTGGCCGGCGTGGGCGACGGCAAGTTCGACCCCAACGCCACCGTGACCACCGCGCAGGCTGTGCTGATGCTGTGCCGCGCCCTGGGCTACTTCCAGAGCGCCGCTGACTTCGGCAATGACTGGATGCTGGCCGCCACCGCCAAGGGCACCGCTCTGGGCCTGTATGGCGACCTGAAGCTCACCGCCAACGCCGGGCTGACCCGCGACAACGTGGCTGAGCTGGTGTTCAACGCCCTGACCAAGGCCGTGCCTGTTCAGTACAACGAGCTGCTGGGTGTGTACTACAACGAGAACCAGGGCATCATCTACTCCCTGGAGTTCAACTACCTGCAGACCCTGGGCTACAAGAACTTCGACCTGGTGTACCGCACCGACACCGAGACCATCTATGGCCGTCCCGGCACTACCTGGGGCACTGGCTCCTACAACGTGCCCACCAACGCCGGCACCACTCAGAAGGACGAGTATCTGACTGAGAACGGCGGCCTGATCGCCGACAAGGTCCGGATGCTGGATAAGAACGAAATCATCACTGTCCCTAACACTCCCGACTATGTCTATACCGCCAACACCAAGGAAGAGGCCGTGTACGACGATCTGGGCTCTACCGTCTGCAACGACACCAAGGGCGACGACAAGTACACCTGGACTGCCTTCATCAACGGTGAGGAGCAGGATGAAGCTGTCATTCCTACTGAGAACGAGGACGACAAGTGGGTCTACACCGATAAGGGCGCTGTCGTGGAGGTGTACATCGATGACTACACCCTGGACGTGACCGTGGTGGAGATCAACTACTACCTGGGCGAGGTCTCCAAGGTGGACGGAGACGAGGGCACCATCAATGTCCGTGCTCTGTCTTCCGAGGCTAAGCTGGACGACCGCACCTTTGCTACCGCTGACTTCGAGGAGGACGACTATGTTGTCTTCACCGTGGACTACAACGACGACGAGGACTTCTACATCTGCGAGCTGATGGCCCCCGAGACTGTCAGCGGTGAGGTCACCCGCGTGGATAAAGACGCTGAATCCAACAGCGCCAACAACGACAACGACGACAGCTATGTCCGCATCGACGGCAACAAATACTCCTACGCCAGCAAGAACCACAACGTCTATGATCTGGACGAGGGAAAGAATGTTCACCCCGTTCTGAACGAGAACTACACTCTGTACCTGACTCCAGAGGGATACATTCTGGGTTATGCTCTGGCTGACCAGTCCCCCGACCAGTACCTGTACGTGGAGGACTCCGACGAGGAGCTGGGCGACTGGGTCGCTAAGGTGGTCCTGGAGGACGGCACCTCCTCCAAGGTGGAGCTGAAGAACGACTACGTCAAGTCTGATAATGGTGACTACGACATCAAGTGGGTGAAGGACGACGGTACCGACTACGGTCCCAGCGACCAGATCCAGAAGGTCCGCACCAACATCGACAAGCATGTCTTCGCCTACACCGTCAATGACGCCGGCCTGTACACCCTCACCGAGGCCGATCATCTCTGCTATGACACCGTGGATACTCAGACTACCGTGACCGGTGTCCAGATCCACAACGGCAAGGCCTACATCGAGACCGGTGCCAACAGCATCATCGTGGACCGGGATACCATCTTCGTGGACGTAGACAACAACGTGGCTTACACCGGCTATGATGAGGTCCCCAACGTGGATGACGCCGACATCGCCTATGTCAAGGACGGCCGCACCGCCGAGGTGGTCTTCATCGTCAATGGCGAGATCTACGACGAGAACAGCACCTACTTCATGCTCACCGATAAGACCCGTGAGTCCCTGAACAAGGACGAGGACTTCTGGGAGTACAGCAAGGCCTATGTGAACGGCCAGAAGCAGACCATCACCGTGGCCTATGACGCGGTCCAGATGTGGGATGCTGCCAAGGGCGAGTGGGTCAAGGATACCAGCAAGGTGAACAAGGTCCTGGAGGTCGGCGTGCTGTACAAGGCAGTCAAGAGCAACGACGACGGCTACTTCACCGCCATCCGGCCCGTGGAGCTGGACAACGAGTTTGTGACCGAGGTCGCCCATGACGCCTTCTGGATCACCGACAATCACAACTACGCCGAGGACAAACAGGTCAAGTACGACACCGACGGCGAGACCATCTTTGTCGTGGTGGAGCAGACCTATAAGAAGAACGGCGATGAGGATAAGCTGGTCATCGACGACGGCGACATCAACGACATGTTTGAGGGTGTGG
This window harbors:
- a CDS encoding NAD-dependent dehydrogenase, with product MRVTEHPIINEFPKGRLVTFEYDGKPMEGYEGEPIAMALKSNGVEIHRYTTKLHKPRGLYCSIGRCTDCVMVVDGVPNVRTCMTALKEGMKVQTQYGVSAKKEEDE
- a CDS encoding opine oxidase subunit A; translation: MKRYDLVVIGAGPAGLSAAIEAASKGLDTIVFDENARPGGQLFKQIHKFFGSKEHKARIRGVDIGAQLVKQAEEVGAKVVLDAAVMGIFPHKDISIMKGDEVYTCKADNIIIATGASENTLAFPGWTLPGVMGAGSAQTQMNLHGVMPGKRVLMMGSGNVGLVVGLQLMQAGCELVAVVDAAPRVGGYGVHAAKLARTGVPFYLGHTILRAEGEDHVRKAVIAQVDKTWKPVPGTEKEFDVDTICVAVGLSPMYQLAMTAGCRLSDDPKKGGVHPVVNQFGETSVSGIFAAGDVTGIEEASSAMISGRIAGAAAALRAGYISQEEHDRLYTLYQSSLDQLRQGMFAGANKGNPKITATDEGIPLSASLLAKGYLEEDEISNFPGCEAGGSGFHPVVECTQNIPCNPCQDVCPKRCITVGDRITNLPVVHPEVECINCGLCVSACPGQAIFLVNEDLEPGYGAVSLPYEFRPLPAKGEKGTALDRSGKPVCPAEIVDVKITAPYDRTPILTMKVPANMTGKARFFARESGSAR
- a CDS encoding site-specific recombinase phage integrase, whose product is MAKRRANGEGKLRKRDGRWEGRYTTEHAPGTDKAIYRDVLGRIQEETKKVGEYSLGAPQSYQRLHVPQRCASHTPPGANAAGGS
- a CDS encoding [2Fe-2S]-binding domain protein, with amino-acid sequence MSSISDETYHLGEFEPRPDDDVVICRCEEITRGEIRRAVHAGMYTMNEVKRFLRAGMGLCQGQSCNKTVRAIIAQELGISPTETDVITARSPVRPVPMGVYGNDTFYPKFLGGGRDE
- a CDS encoding transcriptional regulator, with amino-acid sequence MENLENPVVPAVNRALNILEFVAKAREPVSIKQVAQSLELPNTTAFRIVKQLSIRGYLEESESQPGCYHLGLQLLTLSNGMTYINNLRQVCHAELDHLAIESHQAVQMGILKGNHVTYIEQILPPNPVLIYTTPYAELPLNISAAGKVLAAFSSQSTLPQLLSQVQFQKMTSKTIDDVGKFISYLDRVRQMGYAEDNEEFALGIGCLAAPVFNHELRCVAAIGVTGGIQDYCGESRETLVAMLLRTADTISQKLGRPQNS